Part of the Dermatophilus congolensis genome is shown below.
AAGAGGTCTTGGGGGACTTCATCGGAGACCAGGCCGCCGACGAGGTAGTCGGCGAGTTCGCTGGCAGGTAGTTCGTCCATCCAGGCTCGCAGGTCTTCGGAGACTCCGTAGCCCATGGTGCGGTGGGTGACGCGTCGGTCGAGGATCCAAGCGCGGTGTTTGGGCGTGTTGAGAACGTCGGCGAGTAGTTCGGTGAAGTTCAGGACTTTGATGTCTCGTTCTTCCATGAGTGAGACGAATTGTGCGTGGTGTTTTTGTGCTTGGGAGACGTTGAGGACGTCGTCGAAGAGTAGGCCGTGACAGTTGGTGGGGGTGAGGTGTTCATGGGCGCGTCCGGGTGGGCAGACCATGACTCTGCGCAGTTTTCCAGCTTCTGACCAGACGCCTTTGGTGGTTGCGGCCATGACGTTTCCTTTCGTGCGTGTCACGGGTGTGGCTGGTGTGGGCGGGGTTTTAGAGCGATAGGTGGCCGGTGCTTAGGCCCCAGATCGCGTATATGGAGGTGAAGAGGAAGAAGAGGAAGACGATGGTGTCGATCTTGTCGAACACTTTGAGGCCGGATTTTTTACGTGCGACGACGTAGAACGGGGTGCCGATGAGGTAGAAGAGGCCTACATAGAGCAGGTAGGTCAGGCCGGCTGCGTAGAGGAGCCAGAAGGCGTAGATAGTTCCTAGGAAGCCGACCAGGATGGCTGCGGTGGAGCGGCTTTCTTTGGCGCGGAAAGCTTCGAGTAGTTGGAAGGCTGCGGAGAAGAGGTAGGGCAGGAGGATGAGTGCTGAGGCTAGGACAACCAGTTGGGTGTAGGTGGATGAGTTGAACAGGGTCCAGATGAGCATGAGCTGGACGCAGATGCTGGTGAGCCACATGGCGCCGGCGGGGGTGCCGTTGTTGTTTGCTTTGCCGAACCAGGCGGGGAAGGTGTTGTCCAGGGCGGGGGCGCGGAGGATTTCGGCGCACATGAGGGACCAGGACAGGAGTGCACCGATGAGGGAAATAGCTAGTCCGAAGGCGATGATTTTGGCGCCCCAGGGGCCGACTGCTGCGGTGAGTACTCCGCCCAGGGATGGGTTGGCGAGGTTGGCTAGTTCGGCGCGGGGGACGATGCCGTAGCTGAGGATGTTGACGAATAGCAGTAGTGCTAAGACGGAGACGAAGCCGATGATGGTGGCTTTGCCGACGTCAGCGCGGGTGCGTGCGCGTTCGGAGAAGATTGATGCGCCTTCGACGCCGATGAAGACCCATACGGTGACGAGCATCATGCTTTTGACCTGGTCGAGGGTGGAGCCGAGGTTGGTGTCGGCGGTTCCCCAGAAGTCTGCGGAGAAGATGCCTGCGTCGAATGAGATGACTGCGATGATGATGAAGACGAGCAGGGGCAGGATTTTCGCGATGGTTACGACGAGGTTGATGAAGGCCGCTTCGCGCATTCCTCGTAGGAGGAGGAAGTGGTAGACCCAGACGAGGATGGAGGCTACTGCGATGGCTTGGGGGGTGTTGCCGTCGCCGAATCCGGGGAAGAAGACACCCAGAGCTGACATGAGTAGGACCATGTAGCCGACGTTGCCCATCCAGGCGGAGAGCCAGTATCCCCAGGCGGATGAGAAGCCGGTGTAGTTACCGAATCCGGCTTTTGCGTATCCGTAGACGCCTGCGTCGATCTCTGGGCGGGAGATGGCTAGGCGTTGGAAGACCATTGCGAGCATGAGCATGCCGAAGCCGGTGATGATCCAGCCGATGATGAGGGGGCCGGGGGCGGCGGCGCTGGCCATTTGGGAGGGGAGGGAGAAGATTCCGCCGCCGATCATCGAGCCGATGACGAGTGCAGTCAGGGCGGTTACGGAGATTGTGCCCGGTTTAATACTGGTGGGTTCTGTGTTGTTGGTGTCGTCTGTTTGTGTGGACACGGGGACCACTCCTTCGTGGGGTCCGAAGTGGGGTGACTTCGTAAACATAGTGGGTTTTTTGTGGATTTGAATAGGTAATTAGGGGGTAAATCTATTACCGATCCCCTGTATACATATGAAAATATACATGCGTATAGATGTGGTTTTCAGTTGTTTTGCGCCCTCCTGTGGGTCAGTGGATCACTGGCGGGTATTTATATTCCTGTTGTTTCAGGAGTGTTCACACTGATTTTGGGGCCTAGTAGGTCGCTGAGTGGTTCGATGAGTTGTTGGGCTGTGGAGGGGTCGTTGCAGATGAGGAGGACGGAGTCGTTTCCGGCGATAGTGCCAAGAGTCCCAGGGAAGTTGGCGCGATCGACGGCGCGCGCTACGTAGCTAGCCCCTCCGGCAACGGTACGGATGAGGATGCGGTGGTTAATAACCTGGAACGAGGACCAGAGTCCTTGTTTCCGTAATGGTTCGGTGGGGTCAATGCCGTGGCGGGTCCAGCGTGTACCTGGGCTTGGGAGACTGGTCGTGTCATCGTCCATGGTCTGAGTGCTCCGGTTGTGTTGCTTTATGGATGCGTGGAAAGCGTGGTCAGGCTAGTCCTCTTGACTGGGTATCTCTCGAGGTGGTGAAGGGGGGAGAGGGCAAAGAGCGGTGTAAATGTGATTTTCGACATTTTATTGTCAACAGTCTTGGTTTTCCCTCATTTAGGGGAGTATTTTGTTTATCTTACGGGGGGGGGGATTTAGCTGCGTTTTATTCGGCTAATTCATCATATGGATGAATAGTTTTAAACTCTTCTCTGGTGTGGTGGGGGATGAGGGGTGTGCGGTTTAGATACACCAAGGTTTATTGGTAGTGAAATGTGTGCGTGGCGGTAACCAATGCGTTGTTGGTTACCGCCACGCACACATTGTGTGAGGGGTGGTGACTAGGCGTTGCTGTGATCTCGGTGGATTTCTTCGGCTACGGCGAGGTAGTGGCCAGCGAATCTGGGTTGGGTTTCAGCGAGGTTGAGTCCTGCCGCGACTGCCGCAATTCCGGCTTCTCGGTAGGTGGGTTCGTTGAATTGCGTTCCGTACGTAACTAAAGCTCCGGCTAGTGCTGACTGTCCGCAAGGTTCGGCGTTGTCACCGCTGGTTTGGGGGGTGATGACGAGTTGGGGACAGTGGTCAGGAATATCAACAAAACCTCCGTGTCCGTCGCTGTAGTGGGCGAGCGCTTCGTCGAGCAGGAGGCGTGCGGCGTCGGCCCATCGCTGTTCTTGTGTTGCTGAATACAGATGCAGCAGTCCGGCGGCGAGGTTGCCCAGGTCGTCGCTGGTGGCAGGTGCGTCGCTACGGTTGCCGTCGAGGCTTACTCGTACGGGATGGTCTAGTCCTTCGATGTGTGTGGTGAGTATGGCTTCTGCGGCGCGTTCGGCGGCGGTGATGAGGTCGGGACGTTGCAGGGCGCGTGCTGCGTCGACTAGTCCAGTGATGGCTAGACCGTTCCAGGAAGCAATGACTTTGTCGTCGCGGGCGGGTTGTGGGCGTAGCCGGCGGGCTTGAAGGAGACGTTGCCGGGTTTGTTCCCACCAGGTGGTGTCGTCAGGGTCGTTGTGGAGTTGGAGGGTGGAGGTGCCGTTTTCAAAAGTGCCTTTTTCAGTGACGGAAAGGAGTTCCGCGGCGCGGTGACCATCGTCATCGAGTACGGCGTTAAGGGCGGCTGGTGTCCAGATATACGTGAATCCTTCGAAGGTGCCTCCTCCGGGCAAGGTGGTGTCGGCATCGAGGGAGGAAACGAAAGCGCCTTGGGCGTTGCGTAGCTCATTGAGCATGAACTCGGCGGTGGCGGTGGTGATGCGGGTGGCAAGTGGTGAGCGTGTTTTTTCTGCTAGGCGTGCGTAGACGCTCAGGAGTTGGGCGTTGTCGTACAGCATTTTTTCGAAGTGAGGTACGGCCCAGTCTTCGTCAACGGAGTAGCGGGAGAATCCTCCGGCGAGTTGGTCAAATATGCCGCCGCGCGCCATGGCTTCGGTGGTGACTTCGATGGCGTGGAGGGCACGGGGTGTGCCGGTACGGTCGTGATGGCGTAGTAGCCAGTCGAGGATCATCGATGGTGGGAATTTTGGTGCTCCTGCAAAGCCGCCTTTTTCCCAGTCAATTTCGTCTGCGATGGCTTCTTCGGCGGCGGCGAGTTGTTCGTGGAGGGTAGGTGCGTCGATGCCCGAAGCGGTGGGGATGGAGCCTTGGTATTCGCGCAGGGCGGTGGTGATGCGTGAGGCACTGGCGTTAACTTCTTCACGGCTGCCCGCCCAAGCTTCAGCGAGTTGGGTGAGCAGGGTGAGGAATTGTTGTTTGGGGAAGTAAGTTCCGGCGTAGAACGGTTCGCCGTCGGCAGTCATGACAACGGTCATGGGCCAGCCTCCACGGCCGGTGAGTGCTTGGGTTGCTGTCATGTAGACAGAGTCGACGCAGGGGAGCTCTTCGCGGTCGACTTTGATGTTGATGAACGCAGTGTTCATTACCCCTGCGATTTGGGGGTCTTCGAACGATTCGTGGGCCATGACGTGGCACCAGTGGCAGGAGGCATATCCAACGGATAGCAGGACGGGCAGGTCGCGTTTGCGCGCTTCTTCGAATGCTTCAGGACACCATGGCCACCAGTCAACGGGGTTGTCGGCGTGCTGGCGTAGATATGGGGAAAGGGCGTCGGTGAGGCGGTTTGGCATGCCTACACGGTAGGTGAGGTGGCGCGTCGGGCGCGATGCTGGGTCGGGTGGATGTGTCAGCGGGGGTGGGGGGTAAGCATGTGTGTGCTCCCCCCACCCCCACTGGATGTTGGTGTTTTAGGTCAGGCGAGAGCTTTAAGGGTTGCTTCGTAGTTTGGCTCTTGCCCGATTTCGGGGACCTGTTCGGTGTGGATGATGGTGCCGTCGGTGTCGATGACCACGATGGCCCGGGAGAGTAGTCCTGCGAGGGGGCCGTCAGTGAGGGTGACTCCGTAGTCCTGGCCAAAGGTGGAGCGGAAGGCTGAGGCGGAGGCGACGTTGTCGATGCCTTCAGCGCCGCAGAAGCGTTTCAAGGCGAAGGGCAGGTCCATAGAGATGGCTAGGACTGTGGTGTTGTCGAGTGAGGCGGCTTTTTCGTTGAACTGGCGTACCGATGCGGCGCAGACGTCGGTGTCGATGCTGGGGAAGATGTTCAGGACGATGCGACGACCTTTGAATGTGTCGAGGTTAATGTCAGACAGGTCGGCTGCGGTGAGGGTGAATGCTGGGGCTTGGGTGCCGTTGGTGGGTAGGGAACCAATGGAGTTGATGGGGCTACCGCCGAGGGTGATCTGTGCCATAGGCACGTTTCTAACAGACCCGGATGTGATGCGACAGATTGTTCTGCTGTGTGTTTGCTGGAGGTTGCGGTGACATGTCTGGTAGGTCAGGGCGAGAGTTGTGAGTAGAGCGTTGTTATTCGGGGCTGCTCGTGTCGTTGCTTGCCTGTATTCGTGTGTTGTTGTGGGTCAGGGGGCGTTTTTAGGCGATTCCGGGTAGGGGGCGGGCTTGTGAGCCCCATTCGGTGGCGTGAGTTTCGATGGCAGTGGCGCGTCGTCGGGTGGCGTTATAGCAGGTGGTACTAGTTTTGGCTGCGGTGGGGAGGGCGGCTATGAGTGTGTCTGTGAGGGTGTGTAGTGCAGTGGTGGCGGTGTGGCTGAGTTGTGTTGGCGTGGTGGGTTGGCTGTGGGGGTATCCCAAGGGGGGTGCTTGGGTGGGAGCGATATTGGCGGCGTGGGTGAGGTCATGGATGAGTTGGTTGATGGTGGTGAGCGTGGCGTTTGCGGTGGTTCGGGTTTTGTCGCTGGTGCGGGCTGCGACGATTTCGAGGGTGTAGCGGGTGGCGTGTGCGTGTTGATAGATCGTCTGTGCAGTGTTGGTGGGTAGGTGGGTGAACCCGTCTGTGGGGTGGGTGGTTTCGGGTTTGTTGTGTAGGAGGCGGGCGAAGGTGCCGCGGGCGGTGTGGATGGACCCGATGAGGAGGAGGTCCGGTGGGGCGGCGGTTGACCAGGTGGTGGTGTTGTTGGGGGTGTTGTTAAGGCCGTTGAGTTGGGCTTGGGCTGCGGTGGCGCGGTCTTGGGGGGTGGGGTTAGTGGAGGGTTGGGGTGGTGGTGGGGGTGTCTGGGGTGTGGCGTGCAGGCTGGTGAGTCTGGCGCGTAGCGCGTGGAGCTGTTTTTCGTGGAGAGTGACTAGGGGGGTGGCTCCGGCGGTTATGCAGGCGTGGTATGCGGTGGTGACGTGTTGTAGTTCGGTGGTGAGTAGTTCGGTGGTGGGGTGTCTTTCGTGGGGGAGGAAAGGTAGGTCCCCAGCATCGGCTTCCCAGCGCAGGCCGCAGCTGCTGAGGGCGAACGTTCCGGTAAGTGTGAGTGCGGCTGTTGCTGTGGTGCGGAGGAAGTTTCGGCGGGTGAGAGCGGTGTTGTGCGGGTGGGTTGCTTGGTCAGACACGTGCACGAT
Proteins encoded:
- the arcD gene encoding arginine-ornithine antiporter, yielding MSTQTDDTNNTEPTSIKPGTISVTALTALVIGSMIGGGIFSLPSQMASAAAPGPLIIGWIITGFGMLMLAMVFQRLAISRPEIDAGVYGYAKAGFGNYTGFSSAWGYWLSAWMGNVGYMVLLMSALGVFFPGFGDGNTPQAIAVASILVWVYHFLLLRGMREAAFINLVVTIAKILPLLVFIIIAVISFDAGIFSADFWGTADTNLGSTLDQVKSMMLVTVWVFIGVEGASIFSERARTRADVGKATIIGFVSVLALLLFVNILSYGIVPRAELANLANPSLGGVLTAAVGPWGAKIIAFGLAISLIGALLSWSLMCAEILRAPALDNTFPAWFGKANNNGTPAGAMWLTSICVQLMLIWTLFNSSTYTQLVVLASALILLPYLFSAAFQLLEAFRAKESRSTAAILVGFLGTIYAFWLLYAAGLTYLLYVGLFYLIGTPFYVVARKKSGLKVFDKIDTIVFLFFLFTSIYAIWGLSTGHLSL
- the tpx gene encoding thiol peroxidase, which codes for MAQITLGGSPINSIGSLPTNGTQAPAFTLTAADLSDINLDTFKGRRIVLNIFPSIDTDVCAASVRQFNEKAASLDNTTVLAISMDLPFALKRFCGAEGIDNVASASAFRSTFGQDYGVTLTDGPLAGLLSRAIVVIDTDGTIIHTEQVPEIGQEPNYEATLKALA
- a CDS encoding thioredoxin domain-containing protein, whose translation is MPNRLTDALSPYLRQHADNPVDWWPWCPEAFEEARKRDLPVLLSVGYASCHWCHVMAHESFEDPQIAGVMNTAFINIKVDREELPCVDSVYMTATQALTGRGGWPMTVVMTADGEPFYAGTYFPKQQFLTLLTQLAEAWAGSREEVNASASRITTALREYQGSIPTASGIDAPTLHEQLAAAEEAIADEIDWEKGGFAGAPKFPPSMILDWLLRHHDRTGTPRALHAIEVTTEAMARGGIFDQLAGGFSRYSVDEDWAVPHFEKMLYDNAQLLSVYARLAEKTRSPLATRITTATAEFMLNELRNAQGAFVSSLDADTTLPGGGTFEGFTYIWTPAALNAVLDDDGHRAAELLSVTEKGTFENGTSTLQLHNDPDDTTWWEQTRQRLLQARRLRPQPARDDKVIASWNGLAITGLVDAARALQRPDLITAAERAAEAILTTHIEGLDHPVRVSLDGNRSDAPATSDDLGNLAAGLLHLYSATQEQRWADAARLLLDEALAHYSDGHGGFVDIPDHCPQLVITPQTSGDNAEPCGQSALAGALVTYGTQFNEPTYREAGIAAVAAGLNLAETQPRFAGHYLAVAEEIHRDHSNA